One Phoenix dactylifera cultivar Barhee BC4 chromosome 8, palm_55x_up_171113_PBpolish2nd_filt_p, whole genome shotgun sequence genomic window carries:
- the LOC103695639 gene encoding DNA-directed RNA polymerase I subunit RPA12-like isoform X2, with the protein MDLSFGSVDVDESRTSLVRAGSAGRWTETLSSFFSLSLSLPPLSARRPSSERQGMAFCEARDFLFCGMCGTLLSFDSLDFAECPLCGFKRAAKDIEGREAQYIIIAEDIRRELKIEPFVVLETTPVDEAVVNESCPQCHHPQLEYYTRQLRSADEGQTVFYECPECRHKFSVNT; encoded by the exons ATGGATTTGAGTTTCGGGTCCGTCGATGTTGATGAGTCGAGAACCTCACTCGTCCGTGCAGGTTCGGCGGGGCGGTGGACCGAAACCCTTTCtagtttcttctctctttctctctccctcccgcCGCTCTCCGCCAGGCGGCCGTCGTCGGAACGGCAGGGGATGGCGTTCTGCGAGGCCCGCGATTTCTTGTTCTGCGGCATGTGCGGGACGCTTCTCTCCTTCGACTCGCTGGACTTCGCCGAGTGCCCTCTCTGCGGCTTCAAGCGCGCGGCCAAAG atatTGAAGGGAGGGAAGCACAATACATTATCATAGCCGAG GATATTAGAAGGGAGCTGAAGATTGAGCCTTTTGTAGTTCTTGAAACAACTCCGGTCGATGAAGCAGTG GTAAATGAATCATGTCCTCAATGTCATCATCCCCAGCTTGAATATTATACCAGACAG CTACGATCAGCTGATGAAGGGCAGACTGTTTTTTATGAATGCCCAGAGTGCAGGCATAAGTTTTCAGTCAACACATGA
- the LOC103695639 gene encoding DNA-directed RNA polymerase I subunit RPA12-like isoform X1, whose translation MDLSFGSVDVDESRTSLVRAGSAGRWTETLSSFFSLSLSLPPLSARRPSSERQGMAFCEARDFLFCGMCGTLLSFDSLDFAECPLCGFKRAAKDIEGREAQYIIIAEDIRRELKIEPFVVLETTPVDEAVVQRAVVNESCPQCHHPQLEYYTRQLRSADEGQTVFYECPECRHKFSVNT comes from the exons ATGGATTTGAGTTTCGGGTCCGTCGATGTTGATGAGTCGAGAACCTCACTCGTCCGTGCAGGTTCGGCGGGGCGGTGGACCGAAACCCTTTCtagtttcttctctctttctctctccctcccgcCGCTCTCCGCCAGGCGGCCGTCGTCGGAACGGCAGGGGATGGCGTTCTGCGAGGCCCGCGATTTCTTGTTCTGCGGCATGTGCGGGACGCTTCTCTCCTTCGACTCGCTGGACTTCGCCGAGTGCCCTCTCTGCGGCTTCAAGCGCGCGGCCAAAG atatTGAAGGGAGGGAAGCACAATACATTATCATAGCCGAG GATATTAGAAGGGAGCTGAAGATTGAGCCTTTTGTAGTTCTTGAAACAACTCCGGTCGATGAAGCAGTGGTGCAAAGAGCAGTG GTAAATGAATCATGTCCTCAATGTCATCATCCCCAGCTTGAATATTATACCAGACAG CTACGATCAGCTGATGAAGGGCAGACTGTTTTTTATGAATGCCCAGAGTGCAGGCATAAGTTTTCAGTCAACACATGA
- the LOC103695639 gene encoding uncharacterized protein LOC103695639 isoform X3 has product MLMSREPHSSVQVRRGGGPKPFLVSSLFLSPSRRSPPGGRRRNGRGWRSARPAISCSAACAGRFSPSTRWTSPSALSAASSARPKDIRRELKIEPFVVLETTPVDEAVVQRAVVNESCPQCHHPQLEYYTRQLRSADEGQTVFYECPECRHKFSVNT; this is encoded by the exons ATGTTGATGAGTCGAGAACCTCACTCGTCCGTGCAGGTTCGGCGGGGCGGTGGACCGAAACCCTTTCtagtttcttctctctttctctctccctcccgcCGCTCTCCGCCAGGCGGCCGTCGTCGGAACGGCAGGGGATGGCGTTCTGCGAGGCCCGCGATTTCTTGTTCTGCGGCATGTGCGGGACGCTTCTCTCCTTCGACTCGCTGGACTTCGCCGAGTGCCCTCTCTGCGGCTTCAAGCGCGCGGCCAAAG GATATTAGAAGGGAGCTGAAGATTGAGCCTTTTGTAGTTCTTGAAACAACTCCGGTCGATGAAGCAGTGGTGCAAAGAGCAGTG GTAAATGAATCATGTCCTCAATGTCATCATCCCCAGCTTGAATATTATACCAGACAG CTACGATCAGCTGATGAAGGGCAGACTGTTTTTTATGAATGCCCAGAGTGCAGGCATAAGTTTTCAGTCAACACATGA
- the LOC103695622 gene encoding HMG-Y-related protein A-like: protein MAPDEDPKLPSFPPYPEMILTAISALDEKSGSSKSAISKHIEAAHGGQLPPSHASLLAGHLARMTEAGELVFGNNCYLRAGPDAPPPPKRGRGRPPKPKLPLSPAGPRRPRGRPPKPVDPSAPVKVARPRGRPPKNPGGASAAAGTKRPRGRPPKVRPQFAEVGFV from the exons ATGGCCCCTGACGAAGATCCCAAGCTCCCCTCCTTCCCCCCCTACCCCGAG ATGATTTTGACGGCGATCTCGGCGCTGGACGAGAAGAGCGGGTCGAGCAAGTCGGCGATATCGAAGCACATCGAGGCGGCGCACGGGGGGCAGCTGCCGCCGTCGCACGCGTCGCTGCTGGCGGGGCACCTTGCCCGCATGACGGAGGCCGGCGAGCTCGTCTTCGGCAACAACTGCTACCTCCGCGCCGGCCCCGACGCCCCGCCACCCCCCAAGCGCGGCCGCGGCCGTCCCCCCAAGCCAAAGCTCCCCCTCTCCCCCGCAGGTCCCCGCCGCCCCCGCGGCCGACCCCCGAAGCCCGTCGACCCCTCCGCCCCCGTAAAGGTCGCCCGCCCCCGCGGTCGCCCCCCCAAGAATCCTGGAGGCGCCTCGGCCGCCGCCGGCACCAAGAGGCCCCGCGGCCGGCCGCCCAAGGTAAGGCCCCAGTTTGCCGAAGTCGGGTTTGTATGA
- the LOC103695629 gene encoding uncharacterized protein At1g66480-like — protein sequence MGNVIGGKKRRTAKVVKLDGTTIRLKLPTQAGDVLRDHPEHTLLEAEEVKRLGVRAQPLDPDQAIKPRKLYVLVELPRLQERRLPRRAWSGAIHMSAKDRLESLMLSRRSASDLTLAKPSVETVGEGGVRIRMRLPKAQVAKLVEESSDSSEAAEKIVALCAANGAETSAGSTVERPREKRTRFVSKVDEIRG from the exons atgggCAACGTCATCggcgggaagaagagaagaacagcCAAGGTGGTGAAGCTGGATGGCACCACCATCCGGCTCAAACTCCCGACTCAGGCCGGGGACGTGCTCCGGGATCACCCGGAGCACACCCTCCTTGAGGCCGAGGAGGTAAAGCGGCTGGGCGTCCGGGCCCAGCCGCTTGACCCGGACCAGGCCATTAAGCCGCGGAAGCTCTACGTCCTGGTAGAGCTTCCCCGGCTCCAGGAGCGGCGGCTCCCCAGGAGGGCCTGGTCCGGGGCCATCCACATGAGTGCCAAGGACCGGTTGGAGAGCCTTATGCTCTCACGCCGGTCCGCTTCGGACCTCACCCTCGCCAAGCCCTCGGTGGAGACCGTCGGCGAGGGAGGCGTCCGCATCCGGATGAGGCTTCCCAAGGCCCAGGTGGCCAAGCTTGTCGAGGAGAGCAGTGACAGCAGCGAGGCAGCCGAGAAAATCGTGGCTCTCTGTGCGGCGAATGGGGCAGAGACGAGCGCTGGGAGTACCGTGGAGCGGCCCAGGGAG AAACGAACAAGATTTGTGTCAAAGGTTGATGAGATAAGGGGATAA